Proteins encoded within one genomic window of Methanobrevibacter sp.:
- a CDS encoding stage II sporulation protein M, producing MNIKELVVETLKENKKLIIGLYALFIIVFIATWIMMAPKVANMPTNATAVSTLGPDSSALELFIHNESSGLMTYIGSIFFGILAIVMIIYNGYSIGMMGPLFAKILPHGGIMYILYLIPHGIFEITGTVLDSTAGLLLFLFIWRFIKALRSSDTNGASDAFEKTKKTLIQSIVILVLAFCLTLIAAPIEAHLSTNIAQFFMHLLGLW from the coding sequence ATGAATATCAAAGAGCTGGTTGTCGAAACCTTAAAAGAAAACAAAAAATTGATAATAGGATTATATGCTTTATTTATTATAGTATTCATTGCCACATGGATTATGATGGCGCCTAAAGTGGCAAATATGCCCACTAATGCAACTGCAGTAAGTACACTTGGTCCAGATAGCAGTGCTTTGGAGCTATTTATCCACAATGAATCTTCAGGGCTTATGACATACATAGGATCAATATTCTTTGGAATTTTAGCAATTGTAATGATTATATACAATGGTTATAGCATAGGAATGATGGGACCACTCTTCGCTAAGATACTACCTCATGGAGGCATCATGTATATACTTTACCTGATTCCACATGGAATATTTGAAATAACAGGAACGGTTCTTGACTCTACAGCAGGTTTATTACTTTTCCTATTCATCTGGAGATTTATCAAGGCATTAAGAAGCAGTGACACCAACGGTGCTTCCGATGCATTTGAAAAGACAAAAAAGACATTAATCCAAAGTATAGTAATATTGGTTCTTGCATTTTGCCTGACACTTATTGCAGCACCAATCGAAGCACATCTTTCAACCAATATTGCACAATTTTTCATGCATCTTTTAGGATTATGGTAA
- a CDS encoding CPBP family intramembrane glutamic endopeptidase, with the protein MSSEFFRFEDTEYDIPFYKENPSLTTSKISVLILGIIIVFISPFVIPIEGYDIPKALIICLATLIPVTYALNGKLSMIFRIPKARDIIPIILGIIGVFALNILMGIILNSMGIVSTNDSAINNNATLMFITLIIQLMGEELFKFILLVLVLYATYKSLGRKVAILLGIVVSQLLFSLLHIPAYGFNLPQLLLSLGVAWSVLPVIYVKTKNIVVVYIIHLLLDLMGFVSMFG; encoded by the coding sequence ATGAGTTCAGAATTTTTCAGATTTGAGGACACCGAATATGATATTCCATTTTATAAGGAAAATCCTTCGCTTACAACTTCAAAAATTTCGGTGTTGATTTTAGGAATCATAATAGTATTTATTTCGCCTTTTGTTATACCTATTGAAGGATATGATATACCTAAGGCATTGATAATCTGTCTTGCAACATTGATTCCAGTTACATATGCCTTAAACGGCAAACTCTCAATGATTTTTAGAATTCCTAAAGCAAGAGACATCATACCAATCATTTTAGGCATTATTGGAGTATTTGCTTTAAATATCTTAATGGGCATTATTTTAAACAGCATGGGCATAGTCAGTACAAATGATTCTGCAATTAATAATAATGCAACACTAATGTTCATTACACTGATTATACAATTGATGGGTGAGGAACTGTTTAAATTCATACTGCTGGTACTGGTCTTATATGCCACATACAAATCATTGGGCCGTAAAGTTGCAATTCTGCTTGGAATAGTAGTTTCACAGTTATTATTTTCATTGCTGCATATTCCAGCATACGGTTTTAATCTGCCCCAATTGCTTCTGTCATTAGGTGTGGCATGGTCTGTCCTTCCAGTAATCTATGTAAAAACAAAAAATATTGTTGTAGTATACATTATCCATTTGCTTCTTGATTTAATGGGATTTGTGAGTATGTTTGGGTAA
- a CDS encoding endonuclease/exonuclease/phosphatase family protein has translation MKIVSWNSNGYFSERFPAILEEKADIYVIQECENPVVMDSEDYTEFASNYFWVGDNQKYGLGIFAKDNVKIELVDLDDKGLRYFIPVRVNDDFNLLGVWTNPNIEGRKEIYYPKEITRYYEEHRDSGFFNEEMIICGDFNCDVRLVNKQHGKNVYEMIDKLSEKGLVDIYHYLTGEQEGKESIPTFYWRRNINSPFHLDHIFSAPDKVKDLLIGNADKWLKISDHMPLTFEI, from the coding sequence ATGAAAATAGTATCATGGAATTCTAATGGCTACTTTAGTGAAAGATTTCCTGCAATTCTTGAAGAAAAAGCGGATATTTACGTTATTCAAGAATGTGAGAATCCCGTAGTAATGGATTCAGAGGATTATACTGAATTTGCTTCTAATTATTTTTGGGTTGGGGATAATCAAAAATATGGTCTTGGAATATTTGCAAAAGATAATGTTAAAATAGAATTAGTGGATTTAGATGATAAAGGGCTTAGATATTTCATACCTGTTCGTGTTAATGATGATTTTAATCTTTTAGGTGTTTGGACTAATCCTAACATTGAAGGACGTAAAGAAATTTATTATCCTAAAGAAATTACTCGATATTATGAAGAACACAGGGATTCAGGATTTTTCAATGAAGAGATGATTATCTGTGGAGATTTTAATTGTGATGTAAGATTAGTTAATAAACAGCATGGTAAGAATGTTTATGAAATGATAGATAAGTTATCTGAGAAAGGGCTTGTAGATATATATCATTATTTGACTGGAGAGCAAGAAGGAAAGGAATCAATACCTACATTTTACTGGCGTAGAAATATTAATAGCCCATTTCACTTGGACCACATATTTTCTGCACCTGATAAAGTTAAAGATTTACTAATTGGAAATGCTGATAAATGGTTGAAAATAAGTGACCACATGCCACTTACCTTTGAAATTTAA
- a CDS encoding DUF5655 domain-containing protein — protein MPIYNIEDEKLTPIRKVKFKNERELQRLTENNLEELFGLKFVATEFQVDNLRIDTLAFNEETNSFVIIEYKNVKNYSVIDQGYSYLSLLLNNKAEFVLKYNLVFNTALSKEEFDFTQTSVMFISPNYTTYQLRSVEFSDIAFELWKVVKYSNGTVLFDKVNDTNTTASIKQVTNSDNKKQKVNKEIKKYTEEDTLDGKPEDIKSLYYDLKEFILSNYDEIEIKHLKYYFVFKTNNRIVASVSVLSKSLKSWINLDANEINDPQSKIREVFNVGHHGVGNFEFVLKSQEDIDYFDMLFKQSYDEKI, from the coding sequence ATGCCTATCTACAATATTGAAGATGAAAAGTTAACTCCTATCAGGAAAGTTAAATTTAAAAATGAAAGAGAATTACAAAGATTAACCGAAAACAATTTAGAAGAATTATTTGGTTTAAAATTTGTAGCAACTGAATTTCAAGTTGATAATTTAAGAATAGATACCTTAGCCTTCAATGAAGAGACTAACTCATTTGTTATAATTGAATATAAGAATGTTAAAAATTATAGTGTTATTGATCAAGGTTATAGTTATCTGTCATTATTGTTAAATAACAAAGCAGAATTCGTTTTAAAGTATAATCTTGTATTTAACACCGCATTATCAAAAGAAGAGTTTGATTTTACACAAACTAGTGTAATGTTTATTTCTCCAAACTACACTACTTACCAATTAAGGTCTGTTGAGTTTTCTGATATAGCTTTTGAGTTATGGAAGGTTGTTAAATATTCGAATGGGACAGTATTATTTGATAAAGTAAATGACACTAACACTACAGCTTCAATAAAACAAGTTACTAACTCTGATAATAAAAAACAGAAAGTTAATAAGGAAATTAAGAAATACACAGAAGAAGATACATTAGATGGCAAACCTGAAGATATAAAATCATTATACTATGATTTAAAAGAATTCATATTATCTAATTATGATGAAATAGAAATTAAACATTTGAAATATTACTTTGTTTTTAAAACAAATAATAGAATTGTTGCTTCGGTATCTGTTTTATCTAAATCTCTTAAATCATGGATTAACTTAGATGCAAATGAAATTAATGACCCTCAATCTAAAATTCGTGAAGTTTTTAATGTTGGCCATCATGGCGTAGGTAATTTTGAATTTGTACTTAAATCACAAGAAGATATAGATTACTTTGACATGTTATTTAAACAATCTTACGATGAAAAGATTTAA
- a CDS encoding MFS transporter, translating to MNEKANDNSWFPLIVVACASFIIVLDSFFMNVSISRIVVDLNADVSTIQMIVSFCTLITAALILFSTKLQDIVGKKKLFVIGAALFGIGIFAAVLSSSVTMFFVGWAAIKGVAAALMLPAIVSIISGIYSGRKRTIALATLGVMAGLADILAPLLGGLITTFFSWRYTFAFELIFILFILVMQNKIPDFKPTESKSDLDIIGAILSGICLLLLVLGILTLTKDVTASIIEIILGLIVLAIFIWFELKRKRSGKVPLLDVELFRDKNLRIGTSIKLLYNIIISGTFFVMVLFFQSVLQLNPFDTGLASLPFVMALFIFSLTAPKLMGKLNHKTLMAVGCIISIVGCLILSYQFKLNVTMLDLIPGQFLLGTGIGFMMALAADVALFDVPAEGQNNASGIITTGETLGSSLGTAIIGIILILGVMGGISTAVDTYAPDYSGDEQFHQEVYDYFQKLDTIEGQDSIVVNTADIIIQNAMASVMYGLAIVLATMLIITLRIKNKNIKKQ from the coding sequence ATGAATGAAAAGGCTAACGATAATTCTTGGTTTCCCTTAATAGTTGTGGCTTGTGCTTCATTTATTATAGTGTTGGACTCTTTCTTCATGAATGTTAGCATTTCTCGAATTGTTGTTGATTTGAATGCTGATGTTAGTACTATTCAAATGATTGTGTCGTTTTGTACGCTTATCACTGCTGCGTTGATACTGTTCAGTACCAAACTTCAGGACATAGTTGGTAAAAAGAAACTGTTTGTAATTGGTGCTGCACTTTTTGGTATAGGAATATTTGCTGCAGTATTAAGTTCAAGTGTTACAATGTTTTTTGTCGGATGGGCAGCGATTAAAGGTGTTGCTGCGGCATTAATGCTGCCTGCCATAGTTTCAATAATAAGCGGAATATATTCCGGCAGAAAGCGTACAATTGCTTTGGCAACTCTCGGTGTAATGGCAGGACTTGCAGATATTTTAGCTCCACTCCTTGGTGGGCTTATTACAACTTTTTTCAGCTGGAGATACACTTTTGCATTTGAATTAATATTCATTTTATTTATTTTAGTAATGCAAAATAAAATACCTGATTTTAAACCTACTGAATCTAAAAGCGATCTTGATATTATTGGTGCTATACTTTCCGGTATATGTCTTCTTTTGCTTGTGCTTGGTATTTTGACTCTGACTAAGGATGTTACTGCCAGTATAATTGAGATAATTTTGGGATTGATAGTCTTGGCAATCTTTATATGGTTTGAACTCAAAAGAAAAAGGTCAGGCAAGGTGCCATTGCTTGATGTTGAATTATTTAGAGACAAAAATTTGCGTATAGGTACATCTATTAAGTTATTATATAATATTATAATATCTGGAACATTTTTTGTAATGGTTCTGTTTTTCCAAAGTGTATTGCAGTTAAATCCATTCGATACTGGTTTGGCTTCACTTCCATTTGTTATGGCTTTGTTTATTTTTTCATTGACAGCTCCAAAACTAATGGGAAAACTGAATCACAAGACACTCATGGCAGTAGGATGCATAATATCTATTGTCGGATGTCTGATTTTAAGTTATCAATTTAAATTAAATGTAACTATGCTGGATTTAATTCCGGGGCAGTTTTTACTTGGGACAGGTATTGGTTTTATGATGGCTTTAGCAGCGGATGTTGCATTATTCGATGTTCCTGCTGAAGGCCAAAATAATGCATCTGGTATTATTACAACTGGTGAGACATTAGGTTCCTCATTGGGTACAGCAATCATTGGAATAATTCTAATTCTTGGAGTTATGGGCGGTATCAGTACTGCAGTCGATACCTATGCACCTGATTATTCAGGAGACGAACAATTCCATCAGGAGGTCTATGATTACTTCCAAAAATTAGACACTATAGAGGGACAAGACAGTATTGTTGTAAATACTGCAGATATAATTATTCAGAATGCAATGGCCTCCGTAATGTATGGATTAGCCATCGTGTTAGCAACTATGTTAATTATAACGCTCCGGATAAAAAATAAAAATATTAAAAAACAATGA
- a CDS encoding ATP-binding protein, producing MERKYLKRYMDDDLERYLRMIGAVLIVGPKWCGKTTTAERHAKSVIKLQDPKRKETYKIWAEFDPDRLLEGNKPKLIDEWQMAPILWDAVRNSVDEIGGEGLYILTGSTVVDESKIMHSGTGRIHRVLMRPMSLYESMESNGKISLMELFNNPNLDINGITSDLTIDELIFAACRGGWPESVVKKDKEAQLFVAKSYVQNICNTDISAIDGVKRNPDKVRTLLKSLARNNSTLVNDKTIMADVNVNEKMSNGTYYSYIKALKDLFVIEEIRGWSPDIKSKTSMRTRNKKIFIDPSIAIASLKMSPESCADDLFLFGFLFENLCIRDLSIYTSPLDGNIYYYHDKSDIEIDCVVHLNDNRYALIECKLGSEKIDEGAKNLLKINKLIEKNDELNNPSFLAVLTGGEVAYTRPDGVKVIPIGCLKQ from the coding sequence ATGGAAAGAAAATACCTAAAGCGTTACATGGACGATGATTTAGAAAGATATCTTAGAATGATTGGTGCAGTATTAATAGTTGGACCAAAATGGTGCGGAAAAACTACAACTGCCGAAAGACATGCAAAAAGTGTTATAAAATTACAAGACCCTAAAAGAAAAGAAACATATAAAATATGGGCAGAATTTGATCCTGACAGATTATTAGAAGGCAATAAACCTAAACTAATTGATGAATGGCAGATGGCACCTATCCTATGGGATGCAGTCCGAAATAGTGTTGATGAAATAGGAGGCGAAGGATTATACATTCTAACAGGTTCAACTGTTGTTGATGAATCAAAAATAATGCATTCCGGCACTGGAAGAATACACCGAGTCCTAATGAGACCCATGAGCCTATATGAAAGCATGGAATCAAATGGTAAAATATCATTAATGGAATTATTCAACAATCCTAATTTAGATATTAATGGAATAACTTCTGATTTGACAATTGATGAGTTAATATTTGCTGCATGTAGAGGGGGATGGCCAGAATCTGTTGTGAAAAAAGATAAAGAAGCACAATTATTTGTTGCCAAATCATATGTTCAAAATATTTGCAACACAGATATTTCCGCAATTGATGGAGTTAAAAGAAACCCTGATAAAGTGAGAACCCTCTTAAAATCTCTCGCAAGAAATAATTCAACGCTCGTTAATGATAAAACAATAATGGCAGATGTTAATGTAAATGAAAAAATGAGCAATGGAACATACTACTCATATATCAAAGCATTAAAAGACTTATTCGTTATAGAAGAGATAAGAGGATGGTCACCAGACATTAAATCAAAAACCTCAATGAGAACAAGAAACAAAAAAATATTTATAGACCCTTCAATCGCAATTGCTTCATTAAAAATGAGCCCCGAATCATGTGCTGATGATTTATTCTTGTTCGGATTTTTATTTGAAAATCTCTGCATTAGAGATTTAAGCATTTATACCAGCCCATTAGATGGAAATATCTATTATTACCATGACAAATCAGATATTGAAATTGACTGCGTAGTACATTTAAATGATAATAGATATGCATTAATTGAATGCAAATTAGGCAGTGAAAAAATTGATGAAGGTGCGAAAAACTTATTGAAAATCAACAAATTAATAGAAAAAAATGATGAACTAAACAATCCAAGTTTTTTAGCTGTTTTAACTGGAGGAGAAGTTGCATATACTCGCCCAGATGGTGTGAAAGTCATACCAATAGGTTGTCTAAAACAATGA